The following proteins are co-located in the Manihot esculenta cultivar AM560-2 chromosome 9, M.esculenta_v8, whole genome shotgun sequence genome:
- the LOC110623370 gene encoding probable serine/threonine-protein kinase PBL1 translates to MGCFTVLKSKKKKPEPSVSIKRVSPKEQTPTTLPEPQIPTRTLQSAPPSFRTRVKPVQPDNRVTNSRARALSAPESLDAAEQDDLAAVEYDVHEESKSRVGLTRDHPSPQPLPLPASALKPTSSFKAGNGSGPLFASGPLPLPPGGTHSGTLRNFSYEEIVSACRSFSSDRCVSEGLSSTIYRASFGDDASSSKKYEANVTRLHSSSQGLKEFINEVNTLASLRHPNLCKLLGYHARDGSEQRMLVYERLYHGSLDRLLFGRSDGPPVDWNTRMKTALCAAQGLTFLHEEGPFQAMYNEFSTSNIQIDKDFSAKLSGYGCVGQIPETEISNSTVAVANLSLETLERGLLTPKSNVWSFGIVLLELLTGRKNLDNRHPKEERNLVKWSRPFLADDCRLSLIMDPQLKGRFPVKAARTVADIALRCLQKDPLERPTMRTIVEHLKVIQDMKCSTRFPLQEPAAVAGKQMSRSPSLNGIVTPAPRLSFSPSPPSMARPSVSPTRPPALPMSLPPRACSSTLSLEELERQESRKSSSSAVRRASVEGF, encoded by the exons ATGGGGTGTTTCACAGTCTTGAAGAGCAAGAAGAAAAAGCCTGAGCCATCAGTTTCTATCAAACGTGTCAGTCCTAAGGAGCAAACACCAACCACACTACCTGAGCCCCAGATCCCAACTCGGACGTTGCAGTCAGCCCCCCCTAGTTTTAGGACAAGAGTGAAACCCGTTCAACCAGATAACAGGGTAACTAACAGTAGAGCACGAGCATTGTCAGCTCCAGAAAGCCTTGATGCTGCAGAACAAGATGATCTTGCAGCAGTGGAATATGATGTGCATGAAGAGTCAAAGAGCAGAGTTGGTTTGACAAGGGACCACCCGAGTCCACagcctcttcctcttcctgctTCTGCACTGAAGCCTACTAGTAGTTTTAAGGCTGGAAATGGCAGTGGTCCTCTCTTTGCTTCTGGGCCATTGCCACTGCCTCCTGGTGGAACACACAGTGGAACTCTAAGGAACTTTTCTTATGAAGAAATTGTATCTGCTTGCCGCAGTTTCTCTTCAGATCGATGTGTGTCAGAAGGTCTTTCTTCCACTATATACAGGGCTTCTTTTGGGGATGATGCTTCAAGTTCAAAGAAGTATGAAGCTAATGTTACTCGCCTTCATTCATCTTCACAG GGTTTGAAGGAATTTATAAACGAGGTTAACACGCTTGCATCCTTACGACATCCAAACCTATGTAAATTGCTTGGATACCATGCACGTGATGGGTCAGAGCAAAGGATGTTAGTTTACGAGAGGCTTTATCATGGAAGCTTAGATCGGCTTTTGTTTGGGAGATCAGATGGGCCTCCAGTTGATTGGAATACAAGAATGAAAACTGCTTTATGTGCTGCACAAGGTCTTACTTTCTTGCATGAAGAAGGACCTTTCCAG GCAATGTACAATGAATTCTCTACTAGCAACATACAGATCGATAAAGATTTTAGCGCAAAGCTGTCAGGATATGGTTGTGTTGGTCAAATTCCTGAGACAGAGATCTCTAATAGTACAGTG GCTGTGGCAAATCTCTCTTTGGAGACGCTGGAGAGAGGGCTGTTGACTCCAAAGAGCAATGTATGGAGTTTTGGAATTGTTCTTCTTGAACTACTTACTGGTCGGAAGAATCTTGATAATCGCCATCCCAAGGAAGAGAGGAATTTAGTTAAGTGGAGCCGGCCTTTCCTTGCTGATGACTGTCGATTGTCACTGATTATGGATCCTCAGCTTAAAGGTCGTTTCCCAGTGAAGGCAGCCCGGACAGTGGCTGACATCGCTCTCAGATGCCTTCAGAAGGATCCATTGGAAAGGCCGACTATGAGGACTATTGTAGAACATCTTAAAGTAATACAAGACATGAAATGTTCAACTCGCTTCCCATTGCAAGAGCCAGCAGCAGTCGCTGGGAAACAGATGTCTAGGTCACCGAGTCTTAATGGGATCGTTACCCCAGCACCCAGGTTAAGTTTCTCACCATCACCACCATCAATGGCCAGGCCATCCGTTTCCCCCACGAGACCGCCTGCTTTGCCCATGTCTCTTCCTCCACGTGCCTGTTCCTCAACCCTATCATTGGAGGAACTGGAACGGCAGGAAAGCCGGAAATCATCATCTTCAGCTGTAAGAAGGGCTAGTGTTGAAGGATTTTGA